Part of the Polyangiaceae bacterium genome, GCTGCTGGTCGAGTCGAAGGGCTCGGAGGCGTAGGCGAGGATGCCGCCGATCTGCGCCAGCGCCTCGATGATCAGCACGCCCGGCATGATGGGGCGGCCGGGGAAGTGCCCGTTCGCCCAGGGCTCGTTGTAGCTGACGTTCTTGTGGCCTCGGATGCGCTTGCCGGGCTCGATGTCGGTGACGCGATCGACCAGCACGAACGGGTATCGATGCGGGAGGATCTCCAGGATCTTCTGGATGTCGAGGCTCGTGGCGCGCGCGCTCATCGGACGCGGGAGCCTGCCACGGGAGCCGCGAGCGGTACAGCCGTCAGCCGGACGAGCGCGAGAGCAGCCGCGCCATCGCCCTGAGCCAGCGCACGCGCGGCACCGCGGGAAAGCCGGCGACGGTCGCACCGGCGGCTACGTCGCCGATTACGCCGCTCTTGGCCGCGAGGCGCGCACCGGCTCCGACGCGCACGTGGTCCTTCACGCCGACCTGCCCGCCGACGAGCACGCCGGGCTCGAGCACGACGGATCCCGCGAAGCCCGACTGCGCGGCGATCAGGCAGCCGGCGCCGATCTCGACGTTGTGTCCGACGTGCACCTGCGCGTCGAGCTTCGCGCCACGGCCGACACGCGTCGGCGCGAGCGTGCCGGAGTCGATGCTCGAGAGCGCGCCGATCTCCACGTCGTCTTCCACCACGACGCCGCCGAGCTGGGGCATCCGGCGCAGGCGTCCATCCGGACCCGTGACCCAACCGAACCCCGGCCGGCCGACGACCGCGCCGGCGCCGACGGAGACGCGCGCGCCGATACCGACGTTCCCGTAGACCACCGCGTTCGGGCCGATGCTGGAGCCCGGGCCGACGCTCGCCCCGGGCAGGATCACCGCGCCGGCGCCGAGCTCGACGCTCGGGTCGATGGCCGCCGCCGGCGGCTCGTCCGCCGCCGCCTGCGCCGCGTCGAGCAACTCGGCGAGCACCCAGTCCGCGTGCTCGTGCCGCCAGCGATTCCCTGCGGGCAGCCGCGCGCCGAGCTCGCTGCTGCACAGGACCACGCCTGGACACTCGCGCGCGAGCGCCTCGAAGCGCGCCGAGGTGAAGAGCACGAGATCGGTGGCTGCCTCCGCCGCTCGAGGCACGACGACCCGATCGACGCTGCGCGCGTAGAGACCGGCGTCGAGCGTGCCGCCGAAGCTCGCACACAGCTCGGGGAGCCTCGAGCTCCGCGCGAGCCGGATGCCCTGGCTCACGGCTTGGGCGCGGCGGGCGCGGGTGCCGGCGCAGGTGCCGGTGCGGGCGCGGGTGCGGGCACCGCCGGTGCCTTGGCGCCGCCCTTGGCGCCGCCCTTGGTGTCGCCCTTGGTGTCGCCGATGCCCCCGCCCTGGTTGTACTGCTGGATCACGCGGTCCGTGAGATCGAGGTCGCTGCGGACGTACGGGACGGCCTGCTTGTCGAGCACGACATCGTAGCCGTCATTCGAAGCCAAACGCCGGATCAGGCCCATCGTCTTCTGGAAGATGGGCTGAGTGAGCTCGCCCTGCTTCTTCTGAAGCTCCTTGTTGTACTCCACGAACACGGTCTGGAGCTGCATCATCTCGCGCTGCCACTTCTCGACGCGCTTCTGCAGCGCCGCCTTGCTCAGCACGTTCTGCTGCTTCTCGATGTCCTCGCGTTCCTTCTGAAGATCCGTCTGCTTCTTGTCGAGCTCGTGCTGGCGCTTGTCGAAGAGCTTCTTCAACGTCGCCTGGGCTCGCAGGCCGTCTTCGGTCTCCATGATGGCGCGCTGCGTGTCGATGACCGCGATCTTGGTCTGTGCCAAGGCAGTGGCAGACGTGCCGAGGGCGGCCACGAACAGCGAGACGCTCAGGGCGAACCGAGTCGAAAGACGAAACATGCCGGGGGCATACGAAACGGCCGGGCTCAGGTCAAGAACCGGGGCCTCGCCAGCTCAAAGCAGCACGAAATCGTCGGCGTCGGCGGCTTCCTGAGCGACGATGCTCGAGGTCTCCTCGTCGCGCTTGATGGCGAGCTCGTACAGCTCCCCCAGGATGGCGGGGTGCTCCTTGATCAGCTCGAGGAAGCGCTCGCGGGGCAGGTGCAAGGTGACGGTGGGGCAGCCAGCGATCACGTCCGCGCTGGACGGGCGGCGCAGCACCAGCGCCACCTCGCCGACGACCTCTCCCACGCCCAGCTTCGCGATCAGGGTCGTGTCGTCGCCGTCGTGGTGCATCACCGCCACCTCCCCCGAGGCGATCAGGTGCAGCCCTTCGGAGGCGTGGCCCTGGTTGATCAGCACGTCCCCATCCTCGAAGGTCCGGGTCACGAAGCGCTCCACCAGCGCCGGGCGCTCGTTGGGCTTCACGGCGCTCAAGATGCTGCTGGTGCGCACCAAGTTCTCGACCATGCGCCGGCGGCAATGGTCCGCGAACACCTGCGCGACCTCGGGCTGCCGCGCCGCGATGGCGTCCAGCGCGTCCTTGCGCGCGACCAAGATGATGCTGGGGCGCGCCGCGACCACGCTGGCAGCGCGGGGCGCGCGCGACAAGAGCGCCATCTCGCCGAAGAGCGCGCCGTTGCCGAGCCGCGCCAGCAAGAGCGAGTCGTCGTGCTCGGTCTTGCGTCGCACCTCGAGCTCGCCCCGCGCGACGATGTACGCCTCGGCGCCGGGTGTGCCTTCTTCGATCAACACGGTGCCGGCAGCGACCGTCTTCACCTCGAACACGTCGAGCATCGCGCGCAGGTCTGCTCGGCCGAGCGCGCCGAACAGCGGCTGCGGCACCACCTTGGGGCGGTTCGGCTCCGCGGCGACGTCACGGGCGAGCAGCTGGCGCGCCTCGTGAATCAGCTCCTGGGCCTTGCCCAGCAGGGCCTTGCCGGACAGCGCCGCTGGCAGCGGCTGGAAAGCCTCCGCCGAGCGCGGCAGCTCTGGCGGTGAGGCGCCCTTGGAGAGCAACCGCGGCGAGCCCTTGCAGAACGTCTTCGCGATCGTGTCTAGGTGAGCCGCCGGATCGTGTCCCAGCGTCTCGAGGTCGCAACAGGCCGCCAGCGCGAGCGGCAGGTTGCCCATGTCGATGGCCCGCGCCACCGCGACCTCGAGCCCCTCGACCGCGACCTCGCGGCGCCCCGCCGCGGACAGCAGGCGTGCGGTGACCACCAGGCCGAGCGGACCGGCGGGCTCACTCTTCAAGAGCGCAGCAGCCCATCGCAGCGCGGGGTCGAGCTCGCCCCCGAGAGACAACGCCAGCGCGCGATCCGCGGGGCTATCTCCCTGCGGAGTGCCGGGGAGGCGGGGCGGCGCGGTCATCGGCTCGGAGCCTACCACGAACGGAAAAAAGGTCCGGAAAGCCGCGCCTCGGCACGCCCGTTCAGTCTTCGTCGTTCTCGCTCACGGGCGCGACCGGTTCCCGACCGCGCGACAGCGCGGCGCTCACGGCGTCCGCCGTGGCACCCACGAGCGGAACCACGCTCGGGTAGTCCATGCGCGTCGGTCCGATGACGCCGACGGCACCACCCGGGCGGCCGTCTTCGTGAATCGGCGCCGCGACGACGCTCATCGGATATCCGACGGCCTGGCTGGTCTCTTCGCCCAGGAAGACCTGTACCCGATCGGAGCTTAGGGCGCGGTCGAGAAGCATGATCAATCTCTCACGATCCTCGAGCACTCGCATCAGCTCTCGCAGCTCCTCGGTGCTGGCGAAGCCAGGTCGCCCGAGGAGGCGAGCCTGGCCTTCGACCACCACGTCCACCGCCCGCCCGACGCCCTCGATGGCAGCGTTGACCAGTGCCAGGCCGAGCTGGCGCAGCGCAGCCAGCTCGTCGCGGCCGTCCGCCAGCGCGCGGGCAAAGTGATCTCGTACCTCGACCAGGTTACGCCCGCCGATGCCCTCCTCCAGGGCGTTGTGCAGTCGCGTGAGCTCGCCCTCGGACAGCGGCGCCTCGAGACTGATGAAGCGATTCTCCACGGTCCCGTCCGAGAACACGATCACGCTCAGGAGCTCCGTGGCCCGGGTCGGTATGAACCGCACCTTGAGCACGGTGCGGGTCTCGATGCGCGGGCGCACCAGGATTGCGGCGGCCCCGGTCAAATCGGAGAGCAAACGACCGGTCTGGCGCAAGAGGTCGGGGCCGGCGTGGGGGTCGGAGAGCAGCTCCTCGATGCGGTGAGCCTCCTCTTCGGAGAGCTGGCGCACGCGCATCAACGCGTCGATGAACAACCGGAAGGCCTTCTCCGTCGGGACGCGCCCGGCGGATGTGTGCGGCTGCGCCAGATAACCGGCGTCCTCCAGATCCGCCAGCACGTTGCGAATGGTGGCCGCCGACAGCTCGAACCCGTACTTCTTCACCAAGGTCCGGCTGCCGACCGGCTCGCCCGTTGCGATGAACTCGGTCACCACGGAGTAGAGGATGGAGCGGGCGCGCTTGGGCAGGGGTTGGGTCACCAAGACCCAAGTTTCTTCGCGCTGGCAGGCCAGTCAATTCCCAGAACCGCGGCGGAAAGCTCGGCAAATCTCCGGCGCTTCCGTAAGTCCCGCAGCGCGCACGGCCCTCTGACAGCGAAATCCTTGACACTTTTCCGGCCGTTGCGGTTTGATCCACCACCGGCCGAATCCTCGACCGCGGGAGGACACCTTTGACGACCACGCTGCTGGCCATCGACGACAGCAAGACGATGCGAAAGGTGCTCGAGATCACCTTCTCGGGCGACACCTACCAGGTGCTGCTCGCGGAGAACTCGCAGCAAGCCCTCGAGAAGCTGCGCGCCGAGCGGCCGGCCCTCGCTCTCATCGACGCCAACCTCGGCTCCGCCGGCGGAGGCTACGACCTCTGCCAGCAGATCAAGCGGGAGGCTCCGGGCGTCGGGGTGCTGATCTTGTCGAGCAAGCAGCAGCCGTACGACAAGGCGCGGGGCGCCTCCGTGGGCGCTGACGAGTTCATGGACAAGCCGTTCGACACCCAGCAGCTCCTCGACAAGACGGGCGCCCTGGCTCGACGGCTCGCCGAGCAGCCCCCGGCCGCCGCGCGCCCAGCTCCGGCGCCGGCGCCGGCTCCCGCTCCCGCAGCGCCCATCGCCGCGGCGTCACCGCGCCCGCCGGTCGTCACGCCGCGCCCCGCGGCTCCCGCCATCGGCCCTGCCCCCGCGCGCCCGCACGTCCAGACCTTGGTCGGCGGACCCGCAGCGCCGGCGCCCGCCGCAGCGCCGGCTCCGCCACCGGCTCCAGCCCCTGCCGCAGCGCCCGCCGCTGCAGCCGCCGCAGCGACGGCCGGCAACGGTGAGTTCGCAGAGCGACTGGCGGGCCTCGGGCTCAGCAAGGAGCAGGTCGACGGCGTGCTCTCGCTCTCGCGAGAAGTGGTCGAGCAAATCGTGTGGGAGGTCGTTCCCACGCTGGCCGAGACGATCATCAAGGAAGAGATCCGCCGCCTCACGGCGGAGTGACCGTCCGAACGCTGTCCTGATCCCGGATGGCGTATCGCGACGAGAACCAGCATCTGCGCGCGCGCGTCGAAGAGCTCGAGGACGAGCTCGCGACGGCGAAGCAGCGCATTCAGACCCTCGAGGCGCCCGACCCGGGGGGCGAGAAGTCCCTTGGAGAGCGGCTGGCCGGCGCCAAGCTCCGCATCGTTCACGAGCAGGTGCTCGACGGTGAGCTCCCTGCGGACTCGCACGAGGAGCTGGTGGAGGTCCTGCGCCGCCGCTACAACGTGCTCGGCCAGGCCAGCAGCGTCGGCAAGAGCCTGGGCTGGTCCAACGCGATGCCGCAAGGCACCCGCGCCGTCGAGGTGAGCGTCAGCGCGAGGAACGGCAAGACCACGGTGCGCGGCGTGGAGCGCCTGGGCAACCTGGCCGGTGGGCTCTTCGGCGGCATCGTCGGCGGCGTCGGCGGCGGCGGCATGGCGCTGGTGGTGCCGCTGGTCCTGGCCCTGCGCTTCCCCGGGGCCCTCCCGGTGGCGATCGTGCTGTGGATCGCGCTGGTCTACGCGGTGGTTCGGGCCGCGTTCGCCCGCTTGGTGCAGGGTCGCGACCGCGAGCTCCGCGCGGCGCTCGACGAGGTGACGAGCGTCGCGCGCGAAAATATCGCGCGCGAGCGTCAGAAGAAGCTGCGCGTGGACGCCGACGAGCCCGCGGAGGAAGAAGAGGAGGCGGACGAGGCGCCCGAGCCCCGCCGTGCACGACGCAAGACGGGTGATTAGCATCGGGCGATGCCCGATCGCACTCTGGAAGAGCTGTGGGAGACGGCGCCGCGAGCGACCGAGCGCTTCGACCCCGTGCGCGTCGCAGCGCTGCCCGAAGGCGCAAGGCGCTACCTCTCGTACGCGATCGCCCCCGGGTCGCTCTTGCCCAGCGCGGCGCGCCTGACGATGCACGGCACAATCCGCCTGAAGGACTCCTGGGACGCGTTCGAAGCCGAGCAGGTCATCCGGTGGGATCGCGGCTTCGTCTGGCGCGCGCGGGTGAAGATGCACGGGCTGGTGGTCTCCGGCTTCGACCGGCTGGTGGACGGCGAGGGCATGATGCGTTGGAAGCTGTTCGGCCTGATCCCATTCGTGACCGCCGAGGGCGCGGAGATCTCCCGCTCCGCCGCCGGTCGCCTGCACGCCGAGGCCTGCTGGCTGCCCTCGGTGCTGCTCTCCGACGAGATCAGCTGGACCGATCTGGGCCAGAGACACGCCGGTCCGGTCGTGCGCGCGCACGGCGAGGAGACGCAGCTGGACTTCGAGCTCGACCAGCGAGGCGCGCTGATCGCCTGCCGCTTTCCACGCTGGGGCGATCAAGGCACGGGGAAGTTCCACTACGAGGACTTCGGCGGCTGGATCGACGAACGGCGCAGCTTCGCCGGACTGACCATCCCGACACGGATGCGCCTGGGCTGGTTCTTCGGCAGCGAGCGCTTCGAAGAGCCCGGCGGCGAGTTCTTCCGCGTCGGCGTGGACGGTGTCGAGTACCGCTGAGGAAGCTTCGCCGCCTGGACTCGTGTCATACTGCGCGCCCGCAGATGAACGAGCTTCCCA contains:
- a CDS encoding UDP-3-O-(3-hydroxymyristoyl)glucosamine N-acyltransferase translates to MSQGIRLARSSRLPELCASFGGTLDAGLYARSVDRVVVPRAAEAATDLVLFTSARFEALARECPGVVLCSSELGARLPAGNRWRHEHADWVLAELLDAAQAAADEPPAAAIDPSVELGAGAVILPGASVGPGSSIGPNAVVYGNVGIGARVSVGAGAVVGRPGFGWVTGPDGRLRRMPQLGGVVVEDDVEIGALSSIDSGTLAPTRVGRGAKLDAQVHVGHNVEIGAGCLIAAQSGFAGSVVLEPGVLVGGQVGVKDHVRVGAGARLAAKSGVIGDVAAGATVAGFPAVPRVRWLRAMARLLSRSSG
- the hrcA gene encoding heat-inducible transcription repressor HrcA — encoded protein: MPKRARSILYSVVTEFIATGEPVGSRTLVKKYGFELSAATIRNVLADLEDAGYLAQPHTSAGRVPTEKAFRLFIDALMRVRQLSEEEAHRIEELLSDPHAGPDLLRQTGRLLSDLTGAAAILVRPRIETRTVLKVRFIPTRATELLSVIVFSDGTVENRFISLEAPLSEGELTRLHNALEEGIGGRNLVEVRDHFARALADGRDELAALRQLGLALVNAAIEGVGRAVDVVVEGQARLLGRPGFASTEELRELMRVLEDRERLIMLLDRALSSDRVQVFLGEETSQAVGYPMSVVAAPIHEDGRPGGAVGVIGPTRMDYPSVVPLVGATADAVSAALSRGREPVAPVSENDED
- a CDS encoding cyclic nucleotide-binding domain-containing protein, encoding MTAPPRLPGTPQGDSPADRALALSLGGELDPALRWAAALLKSEPAGPLGLVVTARLLSAAGRREVAVEGLEVAVARAIDMGNLPLALAACCDLETLGHDPAAHLDTIAKTFCKGSPRLLSKGASPPELPRSAEAFQPLPAALSGKALLGKAQELIHEARQLLARDVAAEPNRPKVVPQPLFGALGRADLRAMLDVFEVKTVAAGTVLIEEGTPGAEAYIVARGELEVRRKTEHDDSLLLARLGNGALFGEMALLSRAPRAASVVAARPSIILVARKDALDAIAARQPEVAQVFADHCRRRMVENLVRTSSILSAVKPNERPALVERFVTRTFEDGDVLINQGHASEGLHLIASGEVAVMHHDGDDTTLIAKLGVGEVVGEVALVLRRPSSADVIAGCPTVTLHLPRERFLELIKEHPAILGELYELAIKRDEETSSIVAQEAADADDFVLL
- the fabZ gene encoding 3-hydroxyacyl-ACP dehydratase FabZ gives rise to the protein MSARATSLDIQKILEILPHRYPFVLVDRVTDIEPGKRIRGHKNVSYNEPWANGHFPGRPIMPGVLIIEALAQIGGILAYASEPFDSTSSLMYFLGIDKAKFRHTVTPGDRLDLEVVVVQHRTNVWKLRGEATVEGTLCAQGELLASIVDRSG
- a CDS encoding response regulator encodes the protein MTTTLLAIDDSKTMRKVLEITFSGDTYQVLLAENSQQALEKLRAERPALALIDANLGSAGGGYDLCQQIKREAPGVGVLILSSKQQPYDKARGASVGADEFMDKPFDTQQLLDKTGALARRLAEQPPAAARPAPAPAPAPAPAAPIAAASPRPPVVTPRPAAPAIGPAPARPHVQTLVGGPAAPAPAAAPAPPPAPAPAAAPAAAAAAATAGNGEFAERLAGLGLSKEQVDGVLSLSREVVEQIVWEVVPTLAETIIKEEIRRLTAE